From Ananas comosus cultivar F153 linkage group 2, ASM154086v1, whole genome shotgun sequence:
GTTGGGACTTTGCAAAGCTAGGCAGACGGATCGGGCCATCGAATTCTTCGCCCATATGGTGTCTAGGGGATGCATGCCCACCGAATCGACCTATACAATTTTAATCGAAGGTTTGGCATACGAAGGCTTGTCAAGGGAGGCACTTGAGTTGCTAGGCGAGTTGTGTTCTAGAGGAGTCGTTAAGAAGAACTCAATGCAGGCTATGGCCAATAGGATATAGGTGGTTTAGTTATAGTTCGCAAAATTTTGTTCAGAGTGGATATCAAATCCCTGTGGATTCTGTTAACTTTTGATCCAGGAAAGACAACCTACTCGGTTAGAAGAAAACTTTAAACTGATCTCATACTTTCGTTCAAATTGAGGGGTATAGAAGTTTCGAGACCATGGGCGTGGGACATCTTCTTGTACATTATTTTGTTTGCATCGGTATGCCAATTCCCTTTTTTATCAAAGAAAACTTCTTGAGTTGCCAATTAGGTGTTCTTATAGTATTTCATTTAGATGCATTTGTTTATTCTAGATTGTTATCTCGTCCTCTAGCATCGACCGCATTATTACAGTTGAACAAAGTTAGGCTTGACCATGGCAGCTCCTCAACAGTGTTTATGCGTCGAGCAAAAGGTACTAACTATACTAACTAAACGAAGTTGTTATCTTGATGATAAGTTATACTTAAAGAAAGCCAATGTGAGACTGATTTTCAGTGAGCTTTTAAATGCGGCATTAAAAGAATTCAGCTGATTGTGATCTCCTTCATCTTCGCACAGTGCCTTTCCAGGTGGTATGTGATAAAAGTAGAGAGATTGCAGCTTTTAGACCTTAATCTACTCCAAAATCTCGTATTTTCCTTTTCGAAACTCGTTCTTTCGGCACTATATATGTTTTCAATCCTGTCTCTTTTCAAAAAGGGATGCTCCTTGGGGTGTGATAGAACTAGTATGAATAAATAAGACTTCGGATGAAAGAGGGTATAAGATTTACACCCCGCTTTTAAGTGTACAAGATAGCTTTGCTCTTGCgaaattctttttcttctgaTTTGGCCTTAGTTTGAATCTCAGTGTGCAGTCTTTTGATTTCGCTTTGTTGTTTTCGTGGCTTTTTGTTTTTGCCCTGCCACTCTGCCAGGAGAGCATGCCTGGAGACATCAAAAGAGTCTCATGCCCAATCATGGAAGTAATTGCTATAGATGTCTAGTTCACTGTTCAAATTTCTTAAAAGAATACATGTCAATGAGGGTGTTATATAATCAGTTGGAAAGCAACTAAGCTAGTCAATTtccttctttatttttcttttttttcttgtttcctcCAGTTGCTTCTTACTGTTTGAGTGCACTTGATGAATTAACTAGTGTTTCCTATTATTGAGGACCCATTTTGGTAGATGAGAACTTATAGTTATGTTGACCTTTcatcagttattattatttctatgtAGAGAATTATTTGGAAAATGCTTTGGAGTCCAACACTCTAGAATTATTTGTTTCACCGAAGGGAGGAGAGATGACAGATGACTTAGTTTTCGGGcagtaaatatttattttcattgttTAGTTCTTAGTTCATCATAATTTTATTGTCCACGGAAACTcaacttttataaaataacataattaaCTTCGTCACACTCCAGACCAAAGTtagttacaaaataaaaagaaaaaaaattaaaatattaacttattttttatatttttaatacttaCGTCATTTACTTTCTGTTAAATAAATAGCAGAATTTTAGTTCATTGGAAAGTCCGAGCTTCATATTCAATGAAACAAAAAGGTCCTGAACGcatataaactaattaaaaaaattaatattatattgtcAATCTGACTAGGACTATTATACTTTaatgagtatagagctctttgtactcataagttttcgaccgttggatgaaggaatgtgcagttaggatgaagGGAtgcgcggttaggatgataatgattttcgattaggatgatagtgattttcaagggttgagtgggtggttggttaaataatatgatctaacggatgaaaatgatcaaaatggtagatctaacagtcgaaatttataagtacaaaggaGGCGATAGTCagaagagtatagtagccgaaccgaACTTTGTCAATATATTAGCAATGcctaataataattaggcttcgtttggattGTGAGGAGATTGCGTTATGTGCGGTAAGAAAgtacgatggaaaaatattctgtttgtttttgtgtgtaatattgcgttccgcatattgcggtgagtcggttataatatattttctgctgtAGAAAGCAAAAGCATATtgctatatgttttttttctaactctattttatttaacagCGTCAGATAGATCTAAataccaaacgaagccttaaaaTAATTGGATAGAATATCTCATTTGTTTAGACCCGGTTTGGATGGATGAATATCATGTCCAATATATCTCTGTAGTGTACTtaagaaatttatatatttgatggATATGAAATGTgattaaatgtttaaaataaaatataatattcggataatttattttttcaaattaaaataaattattttgtagggGAAATAGACTATTCTACGAAATCACATATGAGTAAAACCTttgaagaagtaaaaaaaatctaacttcTTGCAATGCTACTAAAATGTTTTAATATAGAATAAgctatttttagataatttattttaacatCTAAACAAGTCTTGCTTGGATGCGTGAATGctttattcaatatattttcaTGATTTATTTGAGAAACGTTTATATATTTGGTTGATAAAGAGTGGGGCCAAATATctagaattaaatattattttcaatttttaagtcATTTTCAGATGAGATAAATTACCTTATATTAAATCATAGATATTAAgactttccaaaaaaaaaaatcaaaattttgttttatgatCACACTAAAGCTCCGTTTGGACGCATTGTTATCTATTTGGATGCATTTTCTTAatatacttaaaaaatttatacatataatCGGTAAGAAGCGATGaaatgtttaaaataaaatatcataatcaaatttaaattattttttagaataaaataaatcctCTTATAGATAAATATGCTGTGCTATGTAATCATTAATAACAAAATCTTTAGAAAAGCACAACtcaaattttttacttataatcaacctagaaaattattatacaaaaaGTTacttttttaagatatttttaaaaattatacttgtaCATCCTAAAATGAGTGTAGTAGACTTTACatctttcattttaaaatttataaattttaataaaataataagtatttttttaaaaaaaaatatcaagagaaaaaagaaaaattcttgATTCTTAGACGGAGGGctcaaatatttttaaccaattattattataaaaaataaattacacttCCACTTCTTATCCCGTTATGNaattattattataaaaaataaattacacatCCACTTCTTATCCCGTTATGTGTCCCGGCGCAAAATAAACTGCCACATATGCCACGTCAGCACACCCGCCAACTCACACTGCTCCCTCCCCGCGCCGCGGTGCGGTGagcttaatttaaataaaacccCCACCCCCTCGCGATGcctcatctccctctccctctccctctccctctcccttacCAACCACTCTTTCCAATGGCGACGCAGCCCCATTGCGAGAGGCGCCACGCTCCTCTTCAttctccccttccccttccccttccccgaTCCTCGCGCCCGCGCAAACCCTCCTTCGCCGCCTCCCTCCTCGACGCCATCTACCGCTCCCTCGACGCCgacccccccgccgccgccgccgccgccgttccAGATTCCGATCCCGAtccgaggaagaagaagaagacgacgaccaCCACCCCGACCCATTTGGCCCCGATCGCCGCCGAGGCGTGGCCCCGCCCcagctccgcctcctcctccgccgccccctccGACTCCTCCAGCTTCGGCTTCTCCTCCGACGCCGAGCCCCCCCGCCCCCGGCCACCGGCTCCCCGCCGCGCCCCgacccgccccgatccgcccccgCCGACCCCGCCGCGGCCCAAGCCCGCCAAGCCCGCCAAGCCGGGCTCGATCCGGAGCCGGATCCGCGAGTTCCGGAAGGGGCGGGGCGGAGCGCCGCTCTCGTGCCTCCTCCGGGCGATCCTCTCCTCCGCCGGGATCGCGCGGAAGCACAAGCCCagggcgccgccgccaccgccgccgccgccgccgccgccgcagagcAGGCCTGTGCGGTTGGGCGCCGTGAGCGTGGcgggggcggaggcggaggcgcgcGTCCCCGGCGACGCCGAtctggcggcggcggaggcgaggaggaggagggtggaGGAGCTGATGAGGGTGATGAGGACGATGAGGACGATGAGGTCGATgaggtcggaggaggaggaggaggacgatgagCGGAGTAGCGATTCGAGCTCGGATCTCTTCGAACTTGGGATCGCCTGCGACGAGCTACCAGTGTACGAGACCACTCATCCCACCGCCATTAATCGATCTAGCGTCCGTACCTAAATTAATTTAGTTTACTTTACTTTTCCTATATATTCAACACAAAGTGGCGCAAGTAAATATATATGTCAATTTCGCTTTAGCCTTTTTCTTCTATCctgtaaatttattaattaattttggtttttGTTCGCTTGAGATTGAAGTTGCTTAATAATTAGTACTCTTTTTGATCAATTTTAACTCTTTATATAtccaattataattattttttattagatgtgGAACTATATATTGGATCAGCATAACATTAGTTCTCAAAATAATActttactttcaaaatttttcaagtgttttgttttttgttttttgttttttgttttttattttttttattttatgggctAGCTTCTATACATTTTTGCATGCGCCCGTCGTGCGTTTTTTAAGTAGGTTATGTGATTAAAATTATGAGATTGACCAAATTAAGACTGATGGATTCTTAATACATAAATGAACAGATAAATAAATTAGATGcaggtaaaatatatatatctttttcaataaaggttaaaattaaaagttaaattacataaaatttacttataaatatctattcttttactttcttttctaactttcaaaaatttatattttattctctcaatatttcaaattgttgcATTTACTCCATTTCCGTCAAAGTTTTATTactattcttttcattttttataattccatactaaaaatactttttaaaatgataaaaatatattaaaaaattatttttttatagaagaagtagggataatttaattattttgctcTCTCTATTAACGATGTATTCCTgaaaacattctaaaattttaaaaaagtaaaatataaatttttgaaaattaaaaagaaaaaataaaaagcgaaTATTTACAAtaaagttttctatattttaatcaaaataaaataacagcTAAAATTTGGAATCTCGGACATCGAACTCGAAAGTTGGAGAggcgagaggaaaaaaaaaaaaaaaaaggcaaaaaataaaaaaattaattgattcgAAGTTTATGAGATAGTAGTGCAAGTAAAGGGAGTATTTGTGAGTAGTTAAATGTGATAGGGagttatataatataagagacaGGAAATAAGAAGAAGATTCGGAGATTGTGAGATGCACAAGCTTTTGTCTCTCGGCAAAGTAAGAGAAAAactattaagaaaattaaaaagtaaacttTGGGTTCAAGTACAAATTAAGGAGTGGTTCTCGCGTGGATGCAGTgagttagttaattaatttaattaatgacTCAATtccatatatagatatattcaCATTCTTAAATATATAACAACAAAAGGTTGAGAACTTAATCATCATAAGCAAGAAATTTAGTTTATTTACTTAACTAATTAtcaagctctttttttttccctcaaaaaGATCCGTAGATAACTAATTTAACTAGGGATACAATTATGCCACTTTTGTGACCACTTTGGTACCACCCCTATACTTTGTAGGCATTTATTAAAAGCTAAATATATTATCTGAGGTGCATGTCGAATTAGAAAAACTAAATTTGCTATGCTAGCAATAGGGccggcaatccagctcgctagTGTTCGTGGGTTAGCTCATGGTCGGCTtgaaaatgagctcgagattgatactgagttaaattttgtagctCAAAATTTTAGCGAGTGGGTCACGAGCTAGAGTGAGCTCGTTTGTGTCTGGCTCGATATAGCTcgaatatacatacatatatacacatatattataaatttttatcatttgaattttaggtcaatccaaatataaataaagctatattttgtaaattttaattattaaattaagactctaatttttttttattttttttcaacttcttACCTGATAGTAAACCCGACAATCTAACTTGTTGTTCGCGAGCTAGTTCGCGTTCGGctcattaataaacgagccaaacacgagttaGATTTTTTAGCTTGATATAttaacgagctagctcgtgttcgaatcgtttattaaacgagccgagcaTGAGCTGACCCGAGCTCACTCGTGTACTTCTCCTCctcgttgacatccctagctAGCAATAACTGCTATTTTTCGCTGCATACTAAACAGTATTAATTATTCTAATACTAATGGAGGGGTGATTTGTTACTGCATGGTGAGCTCAGAGCAAACTATTCTCTAGCTTTGTACTAAAATTTTTCCCTTATCTATCGTgcaaataaagaagaaaaaaataatgcttTGGGTATCCTCAAGATATTTCTCACACATTATAAGTAGATTTTGTATGCGGCATCGATTCTAGCATGATATTATGAACTTTCCAAATTAAGCAGAATCACTGCTTCAGTAGATTAATATTCTTTTGCATgatcaaaagtttttttttttttttcctagtcCTAATGATAAAATCCTCAATAGTTTGATTTTGTACCGACTATCCCTatagcaagtgacaaaaggcttgatagttggtacccgagatttcaagttcgaatcatagttgattcacattttcagctaagtttgtttctaaataaaataaacgaagcgggtagcatgctacctatctctctctcaaaaaaaaaaaaaagtttggtgtTTGGTTTACAAACATTTTAATGAATATTGCTCTTACACACAATTATCATTCTTGAGTATAGTAATCAAAGAAGAGATCATAatttattatagaaaaaacagtgtatatataggaatatttttaaatatcggtacaaggcaaaaaaaaaatgctgctggctaaagtatcgacactttttaaaagtattgttatatatggggtcgctatATGTGGGGCCGTCTCGATCtttggcacccactcctccATCGACCTGTAGTAGAAGGACACATGGCGATCGTAGCCCTGTACGGTCCCTGCGAGATCTTCGTGGCCGAACTCTAGCTGCAGGAACCCTAGCTTGTCGGCTGTtgcagaggaggagaagggaagaaggtgatcaattttttttttttttctttctatttgtaATTGAACCGAGTAGGCTGGGTAAGATTGGTTGAATAcagaactttttatttttggttggattgagctttatatttaggttttactagattttttaaaaaaaatttaatataaaataaaacacttacacaaaaatattttaaaaatgtatttctataatttaattctaTTGCAGTGATTGCAAATTAGGTTAAATTATTCTACTTCATTTTCACAATAATTTTGTGCATGTCACTGGGACaactttatatatgtatataatttattgaCAAACTATTCCGACAGAGAAATAACAAAACAAATTGAGAAAGCAACAACTAGCTAGGAACATGATTTAGACACTAGTCTAAGTATAATATAATGTACGAAATATTATACCAAACATGCTAAGAAGTGGGGAGGAGAACAAATACTGTAACACATAtaaagaatcaaattaaaatcatttatatttctctgcaaaataagaaaaacttaAAAGTAGGAAATGGAGAAGTGCATGGAATAAAGACATAAAAATGGCCAAGGAGTCAAGGACTAGTGATGGAGACACTTAAACTGTAGTGGGAAGAGGTGGTGATGGTGGAGACAGAGACAATACTAAACCCACCTATAAATATCAATTTCCCTTCATCTATTTTGGTTTTAGTGGTTTAAATTCAATTCCAATGGGACAATAGTGTTGGGTCCTTTGTTTTTCAATTAGTGTGTGTATGTGGATAAATAATCTATCTACTTTagttttactaaaataaaaaaatagctgATGTTACCTAAaggattgattgattgattgatttaaTGCGCATTTACTACTGAATAGGATAATATTTTGTTTAGGTGAGagcaaaattttctatataaattaactattattactatttatcTCGCATGATGTCGAAATACAGAGTAATTTTTATAcgatttattattactattttttcgGCTTGATGTGGAAATACAGAGTAATTTTTATACGAATTATTAGTTGAAAAGAGGTATACAATAGATGATTCATCCAATGGAAAAGAACATTATAATCCTTTCATTTTAGGACCACATTATGGGCTTCTTTGTGAAGCATCAGTGTTGGAAAATGATAGCCATATTAGACAGCAAAAAATTAATGGGGACTGTTCCTAATGTGAGATTATTTGATCTACTGTTCACCACGGACAGCACGAATCTCAATTTCGTGCGAATAGTGAGTAGGATGgcctcattttcttttcttttttttttgctattattAGACACTAAATTAATCACATTTGGGACCCATTAGTCATAATCAcattttatttatgaataaaCCTTTTTCAACTTTTGTGACCACAAATGAAAAGAACACACAAGTTTTTTTGAgaagtttttctttctttttttcttttcctgcttAACATTTAATCAAATGCTGTGTGGAATGTGAGGATCTAACTTCTAAGATGATTTGTGCCAAAACTTAAGATTAGCCCCAAGAAAAGGGATGTTAATGGGtattgatatccaaaattttatccgaaccgaacccgaatgaaacgaatatatccgatggatatgcatatggattcggatatggatatcaaaaatagaaacccgacggttatagattcggatatggattttgattgtatccgacccgaatccgaacccgacccaaattcgaatttattttgtattgtatatatatatataggctatggtgcttgtaaaagcaccaagcacttggtgcttgtaagtttttcaccgttagatctactcatcagatcattttcaacaattagattatactattcaaccaacaacccactcaacccttggggcccacatcatcctaaccgcatatttcttaatccaatggctaaaaatctacaagcaccaataacttggtacttttaaaa
This genomic window contains:
- the LOC109706536 gene encoding formin-like protein 3 — translated: MPHLPLPLPLPLPYQPLFPMATQPHCERRHAPLHSPLPLPLPRSSRPRKPSFAASLLDAIYRSLDADPPAAAAAAVPDSDPDPRKKKKTTTTTPTHLAPIAAEAWPRPSSASSSAAPSDSSSFGFSSDAEPPRPRPPAPRRAPTRPDPPPPTPPRPKPAKPAKPGSIRSRIREFRKGRGGAPLSCLLRAILSSAGIARKHKPRAPPPPPPPPPPPQSRPVRLGAVSVAGAEAEARVPGDADLAAAEARRRRVEELMRVMRTMRTMRSMRSEEEEEDDERSSDSSSDLFELGIACDELPVYETTHPTAINRSSVRT